ACAGCATATACACTATGCCTGCAGTGCAGCGTTCGGTTAGGGCCACACAGTTTAGTTGCAGCAGCATAGGTGCTGGCAGCATTGCCGATGTCTGTCCCTCTACAATATACAAGAAGAAATTGcagcgtggacatgctgcaatttgctaatcgcagcatgtcaattatatctacggaaacgccgacatctttcccgtagatataatgttaagagaaagtctgcggaggaaaactctgtgagctttctcttaaaagcgttgcggaaagaaccgcagtgcgtttacaccgcggttctttccgcagcgctttagtgctgcggatacggcttgtggggccttagcctaaaggtgcaaAGCATATTTTAACATCAGACATAGAATGTGAATAGTTACCTATGAAATGCTCAAGAATAAAAGTCAGCACCAGACTAGGGCTCTAATGTACATTTTCTATTTCATACTGAAAACATGAATAGTCTACAGCTGACAGGTTTTCTTTCACTGGCTACATTTCACTAAAACGGACTCTTAACTTTCTATTCTCCAACAGTAACCACTGTATTAGATTCCATAAACCATTCTTGGTATGGGGAATGCCAGTGTAATACGTAACAAGGCAGAATACATCTACTGTCACTGACCTGATGAACGCTCAAGATGGTATTTTTGTTACTGATTTAGGCATTACAAGAACTGGAAACTTAGTATGTTAATGGAGATCAATTCCTGAGTTAGTATAAAGTAGATAATAATATTGTAACCCTGAACGAAACCCATCAAGGAACACTGTAAAATCAGGTGAAGAGGGCGGCAGatttcttaaaggaacactaaacacagATAATGCACAAAATAAAATCTCCCAGCACTTCTGCTCTCCGTCATCCCCTTTCCCTTGGTCCTATATGGTCTCCTATTACAATTAAAACTAAGAACTATATAAAGAAGTCTTCTGTTCCTGTCTCAGGAGCTCGGCCATGTCCTCCTCAATGTCCTGCCGGTAAGAGGACAAAAAACCTTTAGGCCCGTCCCTTTGTTAAGCCAATCAAAGATGGAGCCAGTCAGCAGAAGATTAACACCTTTGTTCTCTGTAGAATTTCTTCAAGATGGTTTACAGAATTTTGTGAATGACAGATATAGTGAGGACAACAACATTTCTTATTTACTTTTATCcttcatttctaggtttagtgtccctttaacaAGTGAAATTTGGGCAGATGACAGAGCTACCTATAGAGAAACAGCCAGAGGAGGACAGGATACAACAACATATGACGGAGACTGCAGTACTGCCATCCTAAAGGTAGAGAAAATGAAGAAGTCTATTTAGGGCTTATGTGTCAATTTAGTGGTTGGTTGTCCTATCCCTTGTGAAAAATACAAGAAATACAAGATTGCCATGTTTGTCTCATGATAATAAATAGATGAAATCTCAAGTCTGAGCAAACACTAGGCCAAATTCTGAACTTCATTTATCTTTGATTTCTCAGTTCCACAATAAAACTGACCCAGTGCTGCCCCGAAACTCAGGAAAAAAGAAGTCCAGCGAGTGCGGATTATCCAGCGTAGACTTGTGGCTGCAGTGGAGGGGGCAGACGGTCGTCCTCCACATTCTCAGAATCAATAGATGCCAGGGCCTGGCTGTTAGCTTTTATGTGTAATGGGTATTTTTCAACAATATCTTGGACTTCACGAGTTACGTCTTCTGTCCAATCAATCAAGTCTTTCTCTAACTTCTTGGCTCCTGTCACAATGCGCTCCTGTCTCTCTGACAGCTGGGAAAGCAAGTCTAGGTTCCTGTGCATCTGTTTCACTCCTGGACATGTGTCTGCATCCCAGATATCAGAGTCTTGTTTTTTTGGAGAAGCTTGGCCAGACATGTACCTGTTAAACTCTTCTTCACTTAGGTTTAGAGACTGGGCATCCAGCTTCTCAATGAAGGCTATAGCACAGCACTGTAGGGAGAAGTAGAATTGTAATGACACGTGTACATCAATATCATCATttaaagtggatttttttttttattttatttacaggaGTTTTTCAGAACTTTAACAATTATAACTTGTCCTcaggataggttattaatatcagatcagtgggggtctggctCGCCACacacccaccgatcagctgctctaacagtgcttaaagggattctaccattaaaatcaaattttttctcgatcacacgtaggaatagccttaagaaaggatattcttctcctacctttagatgtcttctctgcgccaccattcggtagaaaaccCGGttctcgtctgtatgcaaatgagttctcttgcagcactgggggcggtcctcagcactcaaacagcactggggggcgtccccaatgctgcgagagaactctccagcgccacctgcaTCTTCGTCCAGAACGGCCTGTTTGCACGTCTTCTTCCGTAGCGGAGTTCAAACTTTtagaccttgggcagagccgactgcgcatgcccacaggccacaagaaaatggccgcttacttactagaAGGCTTAAAAGTTTGAACCCaactccggaagaagatgtgcagacaggccgttcctgaagaagatggaggtggcgccggagagttctctcgcagcattggggagatctccagtgctgtttgagtgctggggaccgcccccagtgctgcaagagaactcatttgcataccgacgaaaaccgggatttctaccgaacggcggcacggagaagacatctaaaaggtaggagacaaatagcctttcttaaggctattcttacgtgtgatcgagaaaaaatgtgactttattggtagaacccctttaaaaatacacAAACTACATAGTACTGCTCTGTGACCAAGTTTATTTGGGTCTCAAAATATTTTACATGTGTTAAATAAGGATAAAAACtatgtataatacacacagtcagtaACATATGTACACACAGATGATCACCTACCAGGTTAGTGAAATAGTAGCCATCCTCCCCAGTCATCAGTCGGCTCGGATTGCAGAATCGGGTGATATATTGGATGTTGGACTGCAGACGTGGAGGATTTGCCTTAAGAACAATGTAGATGAGTGTGGGGAGGAAGTCGTCGGCAGAAGCAGGTTCATTTTTGGTGATCCTAATTGCATTAAAGATTTGCTTACTGCACCCTGTGATGCACGCCAGCTTATCGCGAGGAATCCGTTTTGAGTCCATTTCTATGATATCTAAATAATATGGAAAGAGGATGATTATTTAGGAGTATCTCTTCAGAGCTTGACGACATTATTACCAGTGTTATACCATTTATACAGACAGCTGGTGGTAATATAGAAATATTCTTATGAATATGTAAATTGTTACAAATTAAAGCAACACTCCAACCACATTTGTTTCATTATTAATACAGGGTATTAACTGTGGATCTCATAGATTCACACAAAGAAAGTGACTTCGGGTCCAAAAAGATGATGCAAATTAGTTTGCTGATCTGGTGTAAAACAGAAGCAGCACCAGGTGAGTAAGCTCAGTTACAAGATACTTACGGCCACAAGAATAAAAACATGGTTGGAGTGCTGCTTTAAAACAAAcaatgtgtaaaaataaatagCTTTGctaacttttagattttttttttgtcccctgcAATGTTTCTAGAAGAGGTTAACTGTAGTCTAAGGTGTCCCTAACAGTTTTAATGGGGGTGGTCCATGCCACACTGCTGGGCTACTTTATAAGAActctacagagccagactgcagtTACAGGGAATATTCCTGACTACAGAAGCAGGCTGCGGTCACTTTATAGGTATCCACTCATAGACAGACATGATGGCCCTACTAGGgcgtgtggggaaaaaaaaaaaaaaaaaaaaagatgtctcATTGAAACCCTTTAATGACAATGTTTGTCTCACACTGACCTGTTATTGCCTTTACGACCATATCTGAGACCTCTGGTATATCCTCATTTACAGGAACGCAAAGCATCTGGGGTGTTACCCAATGTAAAGCCCTAAGGAGTGAACAAGAATGACAAATGCACTAGTTAGAAGATGTAGGCAATGTAGGCAGCCACCAGAATACATATAATGACAGCTAAGCATACGGGTAAAAAGACAAGACCTTGGTTTGGCAATAGCCTCTCAGTTGGAAGAACATGGATAATTCAGGCAGGAATATTCTGATTTAAAGTCTGAAATACATAGCAACATATTTTGGGGGAAATGAGACATGGACCATGTCCCATGAATAagacttaaaaataaataatacgcctTCCTAAATTATCCATTTAGTTGTAACTGAGAGGGTAGTACCACACCAAggtcttttttttcccattctatGGTATTCTTGGTCTTTTTGGATTACCCAATACCAAGACAGCAGCACCGAGCTCATAGAACAGCTATCCAGCTCCTGTGAATACTGGCAATGCATAGTAGTTGTGTCCTGCACACAAATATCTAAGGTGAGCAAGGTACTAACCATCTTAGTCTTTAACCGGTCAACCACAACATACTTCCTTATGAGGTTCTCTTCCTTCTTATTTTAACCTTACGCAAgggtcacaccagcattcgggtctccgttctgtggtttccgtcttctgcatgcaaacctgtcagaccaggtctggccgtgggcggcggtgagcgttctatgctctccaccgcgaaacagttttttttttttttaaatcggacgcagagtactgcatgtccgactttaaaaaaaacggtttcgcgacggagagcataaaacgctcaccgccgctcacggccagacatttttcaaacccattcaaatgaatgggtatgaaagagtcctgcaggtttccgtc
This sequence is a window from Leptodactylus fuscus isolate aLepFus1 chromosome 2, aLepFus1.hap2, whole genome shotgun sequence. Protein-coding genes within it:
- the RABGEF1 gene encoding rab5 GDP/GTP exchange factor isoform X3, with the translated sequence MSLKSERRAIHVDQSELLCKKGCGYYGNPAWQGFCSKCWREEYQKARQKQIQEDWELAERLQREEEEAYASSQGAQGGQPSLGFTKFEEKKSNEKTRKVTTVKKFFTASSKSVPKKDMKEAKAPSPSLTRQYSIETDRVSKDFIEFLKTYHKAGHDVYKQCKVFLEAMHHKKESNIDELSEFTQDFYQNTADKLQMYWKVPPNKVEEAMDQIEKFLMTRLYKHVFCPETTDDEKKDLTVQKRIRALHWVTPQMLCVPVNEDIPEVSDMVVKAITDIIEMDSKRIPRDKLACITGCSKQIFNAIRITKNEPASADDFLPTLIYIVLKANPPRLQSNIQYITRFCNPSRLMTGEDGYYFTNLCCAIAFIEKLDAQSLNLSEEEFNRYMSGQASPKKQDSDIWDADTCPGVKQMHRNLDLLSQLSERQERIVTGAKKLEKDLIDWTEDVTREVQDIVEKYPLHIKANSQALASIDSENVEDDRLPPPLQPQVYAG